GTCACCGAGGCGTGGGCAGCGGCCTATACCAAAATCGCCGAAGCGGCCATCGAAGGTGCCGCGAACACCCACAAAGAACCCTGAAGACATCAGGTTTGAAAGTCCGTGTATGAGAGAGCTGCATTCACAGCAAGTTCGAGACGGCAATGGATGATGAGCGTTACGCGTGTACGCAATACCCGGAGGTCGCAGAGGCGGAGCTCCGCAATTTATGCGGGTTTCTGAGCAATATTGCACAGAACGTTGATCTGGAGCGCTTTTCGGAAGCGCTGATCCTGTTTGTGCAAGCGGAAACCGGCAGGATTACCGATGCAAACGCCATCGCGTGCGAGCTGCTTGGCTACAGCAGCACCGAGATTCGTGAGAAGCTGATTACTGACATCGAGGTCGCGCCGCAGTCCGGCGAACAGGCGATTCGACGTTATGTTGAGACGGCGATCGAGATGGATGTCTACGAGTGCCTATACCGACAGGGTGACGGGGGAACGTTTCCCGTACGGGTACGGCGACAGGCCATCACGCGGGATGGGAATAGTCTGATCCACTATCTGATTGAGGATCGTTCCATTCGCCACTATGTCTGGAAGGAACTCATACGTCGCGAAGACCGTGACTTTGCCTTTCGCGAGAGGATGAAAGCCCTGAACGAAGTCAATACGTCGTTGGGAACAGCCGAGACTTTGGACGACCTGTGCAGAAAGGCAGTGTTGCTCGGAAAGGAGCGACTGGGCTTTGACCGGCTCGGGCTGTGGCTGTTCGATACACAATCGGCACTCATGAAGGGGACCTACGGCGTCGACGAGCATGGAGAGTTACGAGACGAGCATCATTCGAGCTGGGGGATCAGTGATTCCCTGATCGTCGATTTTACGACCGGTCACAAGACACCGATTGTCTCAACCGATGTGGCACCGATCTATGATAGTCAGTCTCACATCATTGGTTATGGTTGGCATCTTTCCGCTCCGATGCACCATGAGGACCAGTTTATCGGTTATGTATCAGCAGACAACTTCCTCTCCGGTCAGCCGATGCGAAACTATCAACCGGAACTGCTGAGGAGTTATGCGGCCGCGGTCGGTCAGTACTGCGCCCATCATCTGGCCAGGGAGTCTGCAAAGCGCCTGGCGGAAGACATGCGGTCGCAGGAAAAGCGCATTCAGATGCTCGGCACGTTCATCTCCCATATTGGCCACGATTTTCGCACCCCGCTGACCGTCATCAATACGAGCGCCTACCTGCTCAGCAGATCCAACGACCCCGCGCGAAAGGCCGAGCTCGCCGCGAGGATTGAAGGCCAGGTCGACTATATCAACCGGGTAGTCCACGAGATGCTGACTGCGGTGTCTTTAGAAGAACCTTCGGAATTCTCATTCCAATGGACCAGTCTCAGGGCGCTGATTAACAGCGCGGTCGAATCCGTCACAAATCTGGCCACCGAGAAGGGGCTCCGGTGGACGTATGAGGTGCCGCCGCCTACCGTACTTGCTGCCGACCAGGTGCAGTTGGAGCGGGCCATACGCGAGATCCTGCACAACGCAATCATATTCACCAACGCCGGTGGGCACATCACCGTAAGCACGGAGGTCGACGAAAAACACATCACGATACGGGTAAACGACACCGGCATTGGTATTGCCGCTGGAGAACAGGAAAAAATCTTTCAACACCTCTACCGGGTCGATCAAGCGAGGACGACACAGGGTGTCGGACTGGGACTGACCCTGGCGAAGAGAATCGTGGAGGCCCACGGGGGATTCATCCGGGTCGCCAGTACGCCCGACGTGGGCAGCACATTTGAAATCGTTTTGCCGCTGGAGGCGGACATCGGGCCGAACGCGACCTACAAGGGCAACCAGAAGTAGACGATTTCTGGACGATCATGCAATAGCCTTTGATCATCGCTTGTAACTAACAACGGAGATCAAAAGACCATGACCCTGAACAGCCAGCAAATCGCGCTTATCCAGTCCGCAGTTCCAACCATTGTTGCCCAATCAGAAGCCGTCGCGTCGGCATTTTACGCCCAGTTGTTCGCGCTCGATCCGTCGCTTCGCGCGATGTTCCGCGGGGACATGACCGAACAGGGACGCAAGCTGATGCAGATGCTGGGCGTCGCGCTCTCAAATCTCGACAAGCTTGACACCCTGCGGCCCGCATTGCGCGCGCTGGGCGAGCGCCACCTCAATTACGGCGTTTCCGACCATCACTACAGTGTAGTCGGCACGGCGCTGATCAATACGCTTGAACTGCTGCTGGGCGAAGCCTTCACGGCCGATACGCGGGCCGCGTGGGCCACGCTGTACGGCGACCTGACACACGCGATCAAGTCAGGCTTGTATCCGGTTGTAACGGAAGCGGCGGCTGATTAGCGCGGGTTATGCATTTTTGGGGGTTCCGCCCCAAGCCCCGGTGGCGGCGTTTTCACTCCTGTACCACCCACCGGCGAATTGAGCGAGTAAGCCCGCTCAATTCGCCGGTGATGGGGTCCAGAGGGTGGTAAGCCTTTCGCGGAGGCGCAGCGGCACCGACCTTACTGACCAAATCCACTACATCATCCAGAGTCTTTGGCTTAAACGTAGAAACGACAGCATTGTGAAGGAGAGGTTGGGCGTCGATTCGGGTCCGATCTCTCCTTTTTTCGATTCGGGAGCTAGCGCCGAAGCGGGAAAACAGGGTAACAGGCTAGGTTTGTTAGGAATCCGAACTAACCTCTTGACAACACGAAACAGGCGCGTTACATTGTGGGCAGCTAGGTAAGTTAGTAATACTAACTAACCATAGTCTCGCTCGCTGGTGCCTGTGGAGGTTCTCCTATGAAGCGTTTCGCACTGGTCCTATTGGCGGCACTCCTGCTGGTCAGCATGATGCCTGTCGCCGCTCAGGACAACACAATCGAAGTTTACATTACTGGATTGACCGAAGATTCAATGAACTGGTTCCGCAATGAGGTCTTCCCCGCATTCGAAGCCGCCAACCCCGGCGTCGATGTCGAGATTCTGACCGGTGGATGGGGCGATTTCGACGCCACTGTCGCCGGCTGGATCACTACGGGTGATGGCCCCGACGTCGTGTATCTGGGCAGCGAATACGCCGCGACCTTCGGGCCGCTGCTGGCTGATCTGGATCCGTATCTCGGCGACTGGGAAGATCTGGCCCAGTATCTGCCGACCACCCTTGAGACCGTCACGTTCGACGGCCATATGCGCGGTCTGCCGCTGTTGATTTCGCCGCGCCCGATTTTCTACCGCACCGATCTGTTCGCCGAAGGCTCGGCTGTCCCGACCACTTTCAGCGAATCGCTCGAGTTTGTTGCCGCCAATACGGAATCTGGCGACAGCGGCCTGACCAAGCAAGGGTTCATGGATATCGGCGGCGGTCTGTTCGACGCGCAGGAATTCATTGCCTACATCTGGTCGGCTGGCGGCGAACTGTACAACGAAGACGGCAGCAGCGCGTTCGACAGCGATGCCACCCGTGAAGCCCTGCAATACATGTATGACCGCCGCCGCGCCGTACTCCCGACTGAAGCTTCGGTCGGTCTGCCGCCGCTGGAAGGCACCCCGCTCGGTTCTGGCGCAGTCGTTGCCGGCATCTACCCGATGTGGAACGTCCCCGCCCTGAGCGACGAAGTGTGGAACAGCGTCGAGATTGCCCCGTATCCTGCTGGCGAAAACGGCGAGCCGGTTGTCCAGGTCTTCATTGACTGGCTGAGCGTCCCTGCGTATGTTTCGGAAGAGAAGCTGCCGCTGGTTGTCGACTTCCTCAAGTTCCTCGGAAGCAAGGACAACGCGATCGCCCTGAGCGCCGTCCAGGGGTTCACCCCGGCACGCGTCGATGCATGGGAAGAGCTGCGCGCGAATAACCCGGTATGGGCAAAGCTGCTGGAACTGGCCGAGACCTATGGCCGCGCCTTCAGCGACATCCGCGCCAGCGCCGAACTGCGTCCGCTGATTATCGAACAGGTCAACCTGTTCCTGACCGACCAGCAGAGCCTCGACGACACGATGGAGACGTTGAAGGAAGAATACGACGCCATCCTGGAAGCCAACGGCTACCTATAAGAGAACGCGCTGAGTGAACGGAAGCGACGAGTGACCTCCAGATGTAAGCGCCCCGCATAAGCCATTGCA
The nucleotide sequence above comes from Candidatus Flexicrinis proximus. Encoded proteins:
- a CDS encoding PAS domain S-box protein translates to MDDERYACTQYPEVAEAELRNLCGFLSNIAQNVDLERFSEALILFVQAETGRITDANAIACELLGYSSTEIREKLITDIEVAPQSGEQAIRRYVETAIEMDVYECLYRQGDGGTFPVRVRRQAITRDGNSLIHYLIEDRSIRHYVWKELIRREDRDFAFRERMKALNEVNTSLGTAETLDDLCRKAVLLGKERLGFDRLGLWLFDTQSALMKGTYGVDEHGELRDEHHSSWGISDSLIVDFTTGHKTPIVSTDVAPIYDSQSHIIGYGWHLSAPMHHEDQFIGYVSADNFLSGQPMRNYQPELLRSYAAAVGQYCAHHLARESAKRLAEDMRSQEKRIQMLGTFISHIGHDFRTPLTVINTSAYLLSRSNDPARKAELAARIEGQVDYINRVVHEMLTAVSLEEPSEFSFQWTSLRALINSAVESVTNLATEKGLRWTYEVPPPTVLAADQVQLERAIREILHNAIIFTNAGGHITVSTEVDEKHITIRVNDTGIGIAAGEQEKIFQHLYRVDQARTTQGVGLGLTLAKRIVEAHGGFIRVASTPDVGSTFEIVLPLEADIGPNATYKGNQK
- a CDS encoding hemin receptor, which gives rise to MTLNSQQIALIQSAVPTIVAQSEAVASAFYAQLFALDPSLRAMFRGDMTEQGRKLMQMLGVALSNLDKLDTLRPALRALGERHLNYGVSDHHYSVVGTALINTLELLLGEAFTADTRAAWATLYGDLTHAIKSGLYPVVTEAAAD
- a CDS encoding extracellular solute-binding protein, which produces MKRFALVLLAALLLVSMMPVAAQDNTIEVYITGLTEDSMNWFRNEVFPAFEAANPGVDVEILTGGWGDFDATVAGWITTGDGPDVVYLGSEYAATFGPLLADLDPYLGDWEDLAQYLPTTLETVTFDGHMRGLPLLISPRPIFYRTDLFAEGSAVPTTFSESLEFVAANTESGDSGLTKQGFMDIGGGLFDAQEFIAYIWSAGGELYNEDGSSAFDSDATREALQYMYDRRRAVLPTEASVGLPPLEGTPLGSGAVVAGIYPMWNVPALSDEVWNSVEIAPYPAGENGEPVVQVFIDWLSVPAYVSEEKLPLVVDFLKFLGSKDNAIALSAVQGFTPARVDAWEELRANNPVWAKLLELAETYGRAFSDIRASAELRPLIIEQVNLFLTDQQSLDDTMETLKEEYDAILEANGYL